In a genomic window of Trichoderma atroviride chromosome 4, complete sequence:
- a CDS encoding uncharacterized protein (EggNog:ENOG41~TransMembrane:2 (i62-82o88-111i)): MSLTTHSQTMTEKPKSDNSDTRDALDGVLPLSYRVVTRDSEKQDALHLVADSIAQQRQTASAAIIFNPLCLAGLVATCAGVYRQYQYAGYGTVLTMLCGVVIVYLSFVRFYTSRYLEQAEKFRWKEWITGPDGKEDVIISAFFGEESIGTLVLRLKGDKLNKKKGSAQASTDGQGIIRAWTTKLRYRGKGVGSDLLHFAVQTTYRAFGSSASVEFAADHANSSNPLPDMFLRPFKKRQEKAGKALKQALEDQGNPK; this comes from the coding sequence ATGTCTCTCACAACACACTCCCAAACCATGACCGAGAAGCCAAAAAGCGACAACAGCGACACCAGGGACGCGCTTGACGGCGTGCTGCCGCTCTCATATCGCGTGGTCACACGAGACAGCGAGAAGCAAGATGCGCTGCACCTGGTGGCCGATAGCATTGCGCAGCAACGCCAaactgcctctgccgccatcatcttcaaccccCTCTGCCTCGCAGGCTTGGTAGCGACGTGCGCCGGCGTATATCGCCAATACCAGTACGCCGGCTATGGCACCGTGTTGACGATGCTTTGTGGCGTCGTCATCGTATATCTGTCCTTTGTTCGATTTTATACGTCGAGGTACCTTGAGCAGGCGGAGAAATTTCGCTGGAAGGAATGGATCACCGGCCCCGATGGCAAGGAGGATGTCATCATTTCGGCCTTTTTTGGCGAAGAATCAATCGGCACTCTCGTTCTCAGACTGAAGGGAGACAAGTTAAATAAGAAGAAGGGTTCTGCGCAGGCCAGCACAGATGGCCAAGGCATCATCCGCGCCTGGACCACCAAGCTGCGATACCGAGGAAAGGGAGTTGGCTCAGATCTGCTGCACTTTGCAGTCCAAACGACATATCGCGCATTTGGCTCGAGCGCCAGCGTAGAGTTTGCCGCAGACCATGCAAACAGCTCCAACCCTCTTCCTGACATGTTTCTCCGACCCTTCAAGAAGCGCCAGGAAAAGGCAGGCAAGGCGTTGAAGCAAGCTTTGGAGGACCAGGGGAACCCAAAATAG